The Pseudomonas sp. FP198 genomic interval GCCCGGGAGATCACCATCCCGGCACAGCCGCCCAACGCCTGGACGAAGCGCGCGCCAATCAGCCATTCGAGACTGGGCGCATAGGCACAGGCCAGCGATGCCACGGTGAACAAGCCGACGCCTGTCAGCAACGGGATACGCCGTCCAAAGCGATCCGCCACCGGCCCGTAGGCCAGTTGCCCGAGGGACAGCCCGAGGAAATAAGCGGCCAGGGTCAATTGGACATGGTTTTCATCGGTGCCGAAGGCAATCGCCATTGCCGGGAACGCCGGCAAATAGAAATCGATCGCCAAGGGACCAAAAGCGCTCAAGGCGCCAAGAATCAGAATGGTACGGAGGTTCATGGGCGTCCAGCTCAGGCGTCAGTCGGCAGCCCGACAGTCTAGCCGGGCTGGGCGCTCTTGAACATTCCGATAGGTCGCTAACGATTGAAAAGTTTCAAGCAGGGCTGGCTTCGTATCCCTCTTCCCTGATTGCCCTGATCACGGTCTCGGACGACAAATTGCTTTGGACCTCAACAGTCTTGGCGCCCAGATCGACCTTTACCTCGGCGTTCGGGTCCTTGGCTTGAAGAGCCTGGGTGACAGCCTTTACACAATGACCGCAGGACATGCCCTGAACATTGAAGATCTGCATGAGAATGACTCCTTGGTTTGAGGTTGTGCGCAGTTTCAAGCTTGCCATCATGGCAAGGTCAAGTTCTGACAGAAACTGCCGGGCTGGCAATTGGCGTCGCGCTCGGCCAAGCTTCACCTATCAAGGATTTCACACCGGAGGTTCAGCCATGCGCTGGTCAGCGTTCAGCCTGTTTTGCATGCTCGGTTTTTCAGCACTGGTCCCCCCGGCATCGGCTGTTGGCGAAGACTACGGGGTGTTGATCATTTCCCGCGAGCGCCTGGAAGTGCCGACCAGCTGCGAAATCGGCATCTACATTCAGGACCAGCTCGCGGCCAGGCTGTTCCAGGAGCAGACCACCTCGTTCAATCTGCCGCCGGGCCAGTTCTCCTTGCGCTTGAAATTGCTGCCAGGCCAGGCGCCGGGTTGCAGTCCGGGCATGCTCGCCCCCGGCTCACAGGACATCACGCTCAAGGCCGGCGACATCCTGAAGTACCGCATCGCCATGACGCATGAGGGCATGTACCTCAAGCAGGCTGATCTCGGTTATTGACACTGCGAACCCGTGTGGGAGCGAGCCTGCTCGCGAAAGCGGTGTGATAGTCGATGAAAATATCGGCGCTTTCCCGGCCTCTTCGCGAGCGGGCTCGCTCCCACAAGGGGCAAGGGTCTTCGCAAGCTTTTGCATTGGTGCTTGACCTTGCCCGCGTGGCAAGGTTGATCCTGTAGTCACTCACTACAGGGAGCCTGTCCGATGTCCGAGTCCACCACCTTCGATCTGCCGATTTCCGGCATGACCTGCGCAAGCTGTGCCGGGCGAGTCGAGCGAGCCTTGGTCAAGGTCGCTGGCGCCAGCGCCGTCAGCGTCAACCTGGCAACGGAACAGGCGCGGATCCAGGCCCCGCAGGGAAGCCTGCCTGCGTTGGTGCAGGCCGTCGAGCAGGCAGGTTACAGCGTTCCCGTCCAGACCCTGGAGTTGAGCATCGAGGGCATGACCTGCGCCTCTTGCGTTGGCCGGGTCGAACGGGCGCTGGGGAAAGTTGCCGGGGTGAACCGCGCCAGTGTCAATCTCGCCAATGAGCGAGCCCACCTCGAATTGCTCGGGCAGGTCGATCCGCAAAGTCTGATCGATGCAGTCAAGCGCGCCGGTTACGACGCCAGTGTCTGGCAACTCGAGCAGCCTCGAAAAACCCGAACCGATCAGTTGAGCCGCGAGCGCGTCGCCCTGGTGCTGGCGATTGTGCTGTCGATCCCGCTGGTATTGCCGATGCTGTTGCAGCCGTTCGGCGTGCATTGGATGCTGCCGGCCTGGGCGCAATTCGCGCTGGCGACGCCAGTGCAATTCATCTTCGGTGCGCGGTTTTACGTCGCGGCGTTTAAAGCCGTCCGCGCCGGTGCCGGAAACATGGACCTGCTCGTTGCCCTGGGCACCAGCGCCGGCTATGGCTTGAGTCTCTATGAGTGGGCGATGGCCAGACCGGGGAGCATGCCGCACCTGTATTTCGAGGCATCGGCCGTGGTGATAGCCCTGGTGCTGCTGGGCAAGTACCTGGAAAGCCACGCCAAACGACAGACCGCCAGCGCCATCCGCGCCCTCGAAGCCTTGCGACCGGAGCGGGCGATCCAACTGATCGACGGTCAGGAACGGGACGTCGCTATCAGTGCGCTGCGCTTGAATGACCTGGTGCTGGTCAAGCCCGGCGAGCGCTTCCCGGTGGACGGTGAAGTGCTCGAGGGCCAGAGTCACGCCGACGAGGCGTTGATCAGCGGCGAAAGCCTGCCCGTGCCGAAGCAGCCCGGTGATCAGGTCACTGGCGGCGCGATCAATGGCGAAGGGCGCCTGCTGGTGCGCACCCGGGCCCTGGGGGCCGAGACCGTGCTGGCACGCATCATTCGCCTGGTGGAAGACGCACAGGCCGCCAAGGCGCCGATTCAGAAGCTGGTGGACAAAGTCAGCCAGGTTTTCGTGCCGGTCGTATTGATCCTGGCACTCGCAACGTTGCTTGGCTGGTGGCTCTACGGTGCGCCGTTGGAGACAGCGCTGATCAACGCCGTCGCCGTGCTGGTGATCGCCTGCCCCTGTGCCCTGGGCCTGGCGACGCCGACGGCAATCATGGCCGGCACTGGCGTGGCCGCCCGTCATGGCATTCTGATCAAGGACGCCGAGGCGCTGGAGCGCGCCCATGAAGTCGGCACGGTGGTGTTCGACAAGACCGGCACCCTGACGTCCGGCACGCCACGCATCGCTCATCTGGCCGCGCTTGATGGTGATGAGAACACGCTGCTGAACATGGCCGGCGCCTTGCAACGCGGCAGCGAACACCCGCTGGCCAAAGCGGTGCTGGACGCTTGCGCCGAACGCGGCCTGAGCGTAGCGGATGCCAGCGATAGCCAGTCCCTGACCGGACGCGGTATCGCCGGTAGCCTCGACGGGCGCCGCCTGGCCTTGGGCAATCGTCGCCTGCTGGAAGAGCTGGGCCTGGACCCCGGTTCGCTGGCCGAGTCGGCGCAAGCCTGGGAAACCGAAGGCCGAACCCTGTCCTGGCTCGTCGAGCAAGGCGCAACGCCTCGGGTCCTGGGCCTGTTCGCCTTCGGCGATACCCTCAAGCCCGGCGCTCTGGCGGCGGTCGAGGCCTTGAAGCAACGCCACATCGCCAGCCACCTGCTCACGGGCGACAACCGGGGCAGCGCTCGGGTCGTTGCCCAGGCATTGGGAATCGCCAACGTCCACGCCGAAGTGTTGCCGGGCGACAAGTCCGCCATCGTTCAACAATTGAAAGCCGACTCGGTGGTGGCGATGGTCGGCGATGGCATCAACGACGCTCCGGCCCTGGCCGCCGCCGACATCGGCATTGCCATGGGCGGCGGCACCGACGTGGCGATGCAGGCCGCCAGCATCACCCTGATGCGCGGCGATCCGCGCCTGGTACCGGCGGCGCTGGACATCAGCCGCAAGACCTACGCAAAAATCCGTCAGAATCTGTTCTGGGCGTTCGTCTATAACCTGATCGGCATTCCGCTGGCGGCGTTCGGTTTGCTCAACCCGGTGTTGGCCGGCGCAGCCATGGCGCTGTCGAGCGTCAGCGTGGTGAGCAATGCATTGTTGTTGAAGTTCTGGACACCCGCGCATCTGGAGGACAAGCGATGAACATTGGCCAGGCAGCCCGCCAGAGCGGCCTCAGCGCAAAGATGATCCGGTACTACGAATCCATCGGCCTGCTCAGGGCAGCCCATCGCACGGAGAGTGGCTATCGGATCTATGGCGCCGATGACTTGCACACATTGGCATTCATCAAGCGCTCCCGGGATCTGGGGTTTTCCCTGGAAGAGGTCGGCAAGTTGCTGACCTTATGGCAGGACCGTCAACGTGCCAGCGCCGACGTAAAGGCCCTGGCCCGGCAACATATCGAAGAACTGAACCAGAAAATCCGCGAACTGGCCGAACTGCGCGACACGCTCCAGGACCTGGTGGAGCACTGCCAGGGCGATCATCGCCCGGACTGCCCGATCCTCAGGAAATTGGCGTCGGGGTGATGTAGGAACTGATGCTCCCACAAGGATTCAGGCTGATCATCAAAAGCCCGGCCTCGGCCTGATGCGATTCACTCAAGGCATCGACAAACCCGTGGCGAGGGAGCTTGCTCCCGCTGGGCCGCGAAGCGGCCCCAAAAACCTGCCAAATGCGGAGCATCAGATACACCGCACCCGCAGATTCACGGCTGCTTCGCAGCCGAGCGGGAGCAAGCTCCCTCGCCACAGGGCCATCACTTTCTATGTGGACCGCATTTCGGCCATGGCCGGGTTTCAGGTCAACCGATCACTGCATCCACGGCGGAGGCGGCTCTTCGGTCTTGCCGGGTGGCGCATCGTCGGCGGCGCGTACGGCCTGGCGGCGCTCTTCATCCAGGCGCGCGGCCTCGATTTCGCGCATGATCCCGCCGACATCCGCCAGTTCTTCCGGCTCGTCGAACTCACCGGTCAGCACGCTCGCCGGGTGCAGGGTGCCTGCTTCATACAGGGCCCACATTTCCTTGGCGTATTTGGTGCGTTTCAGCTCCGGGGCAAACCGACCGAAGTAGGAGGCCATATTGCCGACGTCCCGCTCCAGCATGCTGAACGCGTGGTTGTTCCCGGCAGCGTCCACCGCTTGCGGCAGATCAATGATGACCGGCCCCGTCGGCGTCAGCAGCACGTTGAACTCCGACAGGTCGCCGTGCACCAGACCGGTACACAACATCAACACAATCTGGGAAATCAGAAAGGCGTGATACTCGCGGGCCTGATCCGGCTCCAGCACCACGTCGTTGAGACGCGGCGCCGCATCGCCGTACTCGTCGGCCACCAATTCCATCAGCAGCACGCCCTCGAGGAAGTCATACGGTTTGGGAACTCGCACACCCGCGCTGGCCAGTCGGAATAGCGCGGCCACTTCGGCGTTCTGCCAGGCGTCTTCGGTTTCCTTGCGGCCAAACTTCGAGCCTTTCGCCATGGCCCGGGCCTGACGGCTGTTGCGCACCTTGCGGCCTTCCTGGTACTCGGCCGCCTGGCGAAAACTTCGCTTGTTCGCCTCCTTGTAGACTTTGGCGCAACGTAGCTCGTTGCCGCAGCGCACCACATAAACAGCTGCTTCTTTACCACTCATGAGTGGGCGCAGCACCTCGTCGACCAGACCGTCCTCGATCAGGGGTTCAATGCGTTTTGGAGTCTTCATCAGCTTTTATTCTGGGTCCTTTATTACCAAACACGCGAATGACAGGTCGTTATACGGCAATCCTCCCTCCACGGGGAGGGGGTCCGACCTATGAACCCTGAATGCACACACTGTGCCGGGTCAGAACAACCGAGCCAAATCATAGTCGAGACCGAGCGTGGGTTGCTCAGTGAATGGCAAGCAGTTGCGACAACAGCCAAGCGAGTCAGCGCTTGAACAGCTCCCCCGGCGTAAAACCGAACAGCCCCTTGAATGCCGCAATGAAAGCGGACGTCGAATCATACCCACAGGACAAAGCCGCGCCGGTCACGCTATCGCCCCGTTCCAGCGATTCCAGGGAAGACAACAGGCGCATACGCTGGCGCCACGCACGGAAGCTCAAGCCGGTTTCACGCTGGAACAGGCGCATCAAGGTTTTTTCCGACGTGCCCAGGCGCTCGGCCCAGGCTTGCAGGGTCACGCTGCCTTCGGGTTGCTCGATCAATTCGTTGCACAGTTCCAGCAAACGAGCATGACGGGGCAATGGCAGGGAAAAGCCCACTTCCGGCAGCGCCGCCAGTTGGTCCAGCAGCACCTGGACCAAGCGTGTTTCCTGGGTCTCGCCCTGTGGGTAAGTGGCGGGAAACTGGCAGAACACTTTGATCAGCTCCCGCGCCAGCGGTGTAACTTCGAGCACCCGGCAACGATCTTCGGCCCACGGGCACGCCTGGCGATGGACGTAAAGACTGCGCATTTCCGCGCGCATGGACGTCACGACTTGATGCTCTAGGTCGGCCGGGATCCAGATGCCCCATTGCGGTGGCGCGAAGAAGCTGCCTTCGGCCGTATGGACGCCTAGCACGCCACTGATCGCGTAGGAAAATTGCACCCAATCGTGGCGATGAGCCTGGGTCCACGAACCGGCATTCAGACTTTCGACCCGGGCATAAAGCGGCCGAGGCAGCTCCGTCAGGTCCGGAATGCGTCGTTCGAGCTGTTGGTGTCCGTTAGTCGGCATTGATTGGCCTTATGTCGCAAGACGACTGGGTAGGCCGACGTTAGGCTAAGACGACTCTTCTTACAATCCGCGGTGCCCTATGCACATCCTCAGACACCTCAAGCGCATGGCGACCGACTGGTTCCTGTGCGGCATGTTGCTCGCCACGCTGCTGGCATATTTCTTCCCCCGCTTCGGCGCGACCGGCGGCGCCATGCATGCCGAATGGGTCGTCAACATCGGCATTTTCGTGGTGTTTTTCCTCCACGGTGTCAACCTGTCCGGCGAGCAGATCCGCCATGGCCTGAAAAACATCCGGCTGCACCTGATGGTGCAAGGCTTTACCTTTGTGGTGTTTCCATTGATCTGGCTACTCGGCAACTGGACACTGGGCAGCCATGTGCCGTCCTTGTTGATGCTGGGGTTCTTTTACCTGTGCGCGTTGCCTTCGACCATTTCGTCCTCGGTGGCCCTGACCGGCAGCGCCGGCGGCAACGTGCCCGCGGCGATTCTCAACGCCAGCTTGTCCAGCGTGCTGGGGGTTCTCCTGACGCCGCTGCTGGTGAGCCTGGTGGTCGGCCGCGGTGCCGATGGCATCGACCTGGGCTCGACGCTGCTCGACCTGTGCATGATGTTGCTGTTGCCGCTGGTGCTTGGGCAGTTTCTGCGGCGCTGGCTGGCCGGCTTTTTCGCGCGCTACAAGCGCTATACCAGCATCATCGACAAACTGGTCATCCTGCTGCTGGTCTACGCGGCATTCTGCAATTCGATGATTTCCGGGATCTGGCAACAACAAGGTCATGGCGTGCTGCTCAGCGCCGTGCTGGGCAGTGCGGTGTTGCTGGTTGTCATTCTGTGGATGACCACCCGCACCGCTCGCGCCCTGCGTTTCAACAACGCCGATGAAGTCGCCGCGGTATTTTGCGCGAGCAAGAAATCCCTGGCCGCCGGAGTGCCGATGGCGGCGCTGATTTTCGGCAACAACCCCGGCCTCGGGCTGATCCTGCTGCCGATCATGATCTATCACCCGCTGCAACTGATCGTCTGCTCGATCCTCGCCGAACGTTATGCAAGCCGACAACGGGCGCAGGCATCGCAAAAGAGCGAGGCCATCGTCAGCGCTCGATAATCGCCGTCACCCCTTGGCCGGCGGCTGCGCAGATGGAAATCAGCCCCCGGCCCTTCCCTGCCGCGTCCAGCAGTTTGGCCAGGTTGGCGACAATGCGCCCGCCAGTTGCGGCAAATGGATGTCCGGCGGCCAGTGAGCTGCCCTTCACGTTCAGCCGGCTGCGGTCGAGAGTCCCCAGCGGCGCATCAAGGCCCAGGCGGGCCTTGCAGTAATCCGGGTCTTCCCAGGCTTTCAAGGTGCACAGCACCTGGGCGGCGAACGCCTCGTGAATCTCGTAATAGTCGAAGTCCTGCAAGGTCAGGCCGTTGCGCGCCAACAGCCGCGGCACGGCATAGACCGGCGCCATCAGCAGACCTTCGGCGCCGTTGACGAAGTCCACTGCCGCCGTTTCGCCGTCACGCAGGTAAGCCAGAATCGGCAGCCCACGAGCCTTGGCCCACTCCTCGCTCGCCAACAACACCAGCGAGGCGCCATCGGTCAGTGGCGTGGAATTGCCCGCCGTCAGCGTGCCCTTGGCGGTTTTTTCGAAGGCCGGTTTCAGGGAAGCGAGTTTCTCCAGGGTCAGGTCCGGGCGCAGGTTGTTGTCGCGGGTCAGGCCGAGAAACGGCGTCATCAGGTCGTTGTGCCAGCCTTCGGCGTAAGCGGCGGCCATCTTTTGATGACTCTCCAAGGCCAACTGATCCTGCTCTGGCCTTGGAATCTGCCAGGTTTGCGCCATCAATTCGCAGTGCTCACCCATGCTCAGGCCGGTACGCGGCTCGTTGATGCGCGGCAGGGCAGGTACCAGGTGTTGGGGGCGCAGTTGCAGGAACGTCTTGATTTTATCGGCGGTAGTTTTCGCGCGATTGGCTTGCAGCAGGATCCTGCGCAGCCCTTCGTTGACGCCGATCGGTGCGTCGGAGGTGGTGTCCACGCCGCCGGCGATGGCGCTGTCGATCTGCCCGAGGGCGATCTTGTTGGCCACCAGCAGCACCGTCTCAAGCCCCGTGCCGCAGGCCTGCTGCACATCATAGGCGGGTGTGCTGGGCGACAGCCGCGAGCCGAGCACGCACTCGCGGGTCAGGTTCATGTCCCGGGAAAATTTCAGCACCGCCCCCGCGGCCATCTCCCCGATATGCACGCCGTGCAGGTTGTAGCGCTCGATCAAGCCTTCAAGCGCAGCGGTGAGCATCGCCTGGTTGCTGGCGGTGGCATAGGGCCCGTTGGAGCGGGCGAAAGGAA includes:
- a CDS encoding heavy-metal-associated domain-containing protein; its protein translation is MQIFNVQGMSCGHCVKAVTQALQAKDPNAEVKVDLGAKTVEVQSNLSSETVIRAIREEGYEASPA
- a CDS encoding heavy metal translocating P-type ATPase, whose protein sequence is MSESTTFDLPISGMTCASCAGRVERALVKVAGASAVSVNLATEQARIQAPQGSLPALVQAVEQAGYSVPVQTLELSIEGMTCASCVGRVERALGKVAGVNRASVNLANERAHLELLGQVDPQSLIDAVKRAGYDASVWQLEQPRKTRTDQLSRERVALVLAIVLSIPLVLPMLLQPFGVHWMLPAWAQFALATPVQFIFGARFYVAAFKAVRAGAGNMDLLVALGTSAGYGLSLYEWAMARPGSMPHLYFEASAVVIALVLLGKYLESHAKRQTASAIRALEALRPERAIQLIDGQERDVAISALRLNDLVLVKPGERFPVDGEVLEGQSHADEALISGESLPVPKQPGDQVTGGAINGEGRLLVRTRALGAETVLARIIRLVEDAQAAKAPIQKLVDKVSQVFVPVVLILALATLLGWWLYGAPLETALINAVAVLVIACPCALGLATPTAIMAGTGVAARHGILIKDAEALERAHEVGTVVFDKTGTLTSGTPRIAHLAALDGDENTLLNMAGALQRGSEHPLAKAVLDACAERGLSVADASDSQSLTGRGIAGSLDGRRLALGNRRLLEELGLDPGSLAESAQAWETEGRTLSWLVEQGATPRVLGLFAFGDTLKPGALAAVEALKQRHIASHLLTGDNRGSARVVAQALGIANVHAEVLPGDKSAIVQQLKADSVVAMVGDGINDAPALAAADIGIAMGGGTDVAMQAASITLMRGDPRLVPAALDISRKTYAKIRQNLFWAFVYNLIGIPLAAFGLLNPVLAGAAMALSSVSVVSNALLLKFWTPAHLEDKR
- the cueR gene encoding Cu(I)-responsive transcriptional regulator, whose translation is MNIGQAARQSGLSAKMIRYYESIGLLRAAHRTESGYRIYGADDLHTLAFIKRSRDLGFSLEEVGKLLTLWQDRQRASADVKALARQHIEELNQKIRELAELRDTLQDLVEHCQGDHRPDCPILRKLASG
- a CDS encoding PA4780 family RIO1-like protein kinase; translated protein: MKTPKRIEPLIEDGLVDEVLRPLMSGKEAAVYVVRCGNELRCAKVYKEANKRSFRQAAEYQEGRKVRNSRQARAMAKGSKFGRKETEDAWQNAEVAALFRLASAGVRVPKPYDFLEGVLLMELVADEYGDAAPRLNDVVLEPDQAREYHAFLISQIVLMLCTGLVHGDLSEFNVLLTPTGPVIIDLPQAVDAAGNNHAFSMLERDVGNMASYFGRFAPELKRTKYAKEMWALYEAGTLHPASVLTGEFDEPEELADVGGIMREIEAARLDEERRQAVRAADDAPPGKTEEPPPPWMQ
- a CDS encoding helix-turn-helix transcriptional regulator, producing the protein MPTNGHQQLERRIPDLTELPRPLYARVESLNAGSWTQAHRHDWVQFSYAISGVLGVHTAEGSFFAPPQWGIWIPADLEHQVVTSMRAEMRSLYVHRQACPWAEDRCRVLEVTPLARELIKVFCQFPATYPQGETQETRLVQVLLDQLAALPEVGFSLPLPRHARLLELCNELIEQPEGSVTLQAWAERLGTSEKTLMRLFQRETGLSFRAWRQRMRLLSSLESLERGDSVTGAALSCGYDSTSAFIAAFKGLFGFTPGELFKR
- a CDS encoding bile acid:sodium symporter family protein gives rise to the protein MHILRHLKRMATDWFLCGMLLATLLAYFFPRFGATGGAMHAEWVVNIGIFVVFFLHGVNLSGEQIRHGLKNIRLHLMVQGFTFVVFPLIWLLGNWTLGSHVPSLLMLGFFYLCALPSTISSSVALTGSAGGNVPAAILNASLSSVLGVLLTPLLVSLVVGRGADGIDLGSTLLDLCMMLLLPLVLGQFLRRWLAGFFARYKRYTSIIDKLVILLLVYAAFCNSMISGIWQQQGHGVLLSAVLGSAVLLVVILWMTTRTARALRFNNADEVAAVFCASKKSLAAGVPMAALIFGNNPGLGLILLPIMIYHPLQLIVCSILAERYASRQRAQASQKSEAIVSAR
- a CDS encoding acetyl-CoA C-acetyltransferase, whose amino-acid sequence is MAQLRRVAIIGGNRIPFARSNGPYATASNQAMLTAALEGLIERYNLHGVHIGEMAAGAVLKFSRDMNLTRECVLGSRLSPSTPAYDVQQACGTGLETVLLVANKIALGQIDSAIAGGVDTTSDAPIGVNEGLRRILLQANRAKTTADKIKTFLQLRPQHLVPALPRINEPRTGLSMGEHCELMAQTWQIPRPEQDQLALESHQKMAAAYAEGWHNDLMTPFLGLTRDNNLRPDLTLEKLASLKPAFEKTAKGTLTAGNSTPLTDGASLVLLASEEWAKARGLPILAYLRDGETAAVDFVNGAEGLLMAPVYAVPRLLARNGLTLQDFDYYEIHEAFAAQVLCTLKAWEDPDYCKARLGLDAPLGTLDRSRLNVKGSSLAAGHPFAATGGRIVANLAKLLDAAGKGRGLISICAAAGQGVTAIIER